One segment of Spirochaetota bacterium DNA contains the following:
- a CDS encoding transposase has protein sequence MMRQRGLFDELDRLQELRDLRDPLIILGEKINCESFRKTLKRIRPAKNPDNIRNAGRKPFDEVMMFKVLVLQRLYNLSDDQMEF, from the coding sequence ATGATGAGACAACGTGGATTGTTTGATGAGCTTGATAGATTGCAAGAATTAAGAGATCTTCGAGATCCTTTAATCATTTTAGGTGAGAAGATAAATTGTGAATCATTTAGAAAGACTTTGAAGCGAATTAGACCTGCAAAGAATCCAGATAATATCAGGAATGCTGGAAGAAAACCATTTGATGAAGTAATGATGTTTAAAGTTCTTGTTTTACAGCGATTATATAATCTATCGGATGACCAGATGGAATTTTAA